In a genomic window of Ardenticatenales bacterium:
- a CDS encoding DUF885 domain-containing protein codes for MKRYFTLLALLLVLVACRASPPITPTTAPTPAATLAPVTPVSPEQWDALDPDALFAQIFAQMLRRDPEWATELGLADAFGIPQDELTNVSPAYQEETYQLAAGNLARLQALDPATLTPAQRVSRDIYIWLLDDQVRGHDFALHDYPVNQVFGIQNSLPTFMAYVHPLRHLPDAQDYVARLAQVGVKFDQAIVALGVRADAGMIPPRFVFDRVLAEMGSITGQPAAQSLFYAEFHRRLQELDNISAADKETIAAAALAEVENTVYPAYDRLAATLRELRQQATTDDGVWKLPNGDAYYAYALRHHTSTDLTAAEIHALGLQEVARIQEEMRDLLVAQGFSTDLVRGTGQMYQAGGGISIASQADRDAAIAAYQSAMDRGMAKMDAAFNLRPRAALQIVPVPDFRGGGSLAYYNAPPVDGSRPGYFSANLSQGRFISFVELPTLAYHEGVPGHHFQLSIQVEETSLPTFRRATVLTGFAEGWALYAERLAADYGVYTDDPYGDYGRLQAELFRAVRLVLDTGIHAQGWTRQQAIDYFVQTMNWPESVAVGEVERYIVWPGQAVTYKVGQLTLLRLRDQAQTALGGAFDIAAFHDLILQNGSVPFPILEELVTDWVTEQ; via the coding sequence ATGAAACGGTATTTCACCCTCCTTGCCTTACTCCTCGTTCTGGTTGCCTGCCGCGCTTCCCCACCCATCACCCCCACCACCGCGCCCACGCCCGCCGCCACGCTGGCCCCCGTCACGCCCGTGTCCCCGGAGCAGTGGGACGCCCTCGACCCGGACGCCCTCTTCGCGCAAATCTTCGCCCAAATGCTGCGCCGTGATCCCGAATGGGCCACGGAACTGGGCCTCGCCGATGCCTTTGGCATTCCCCAGGACGAATTGACCAACGTCTCCCCCGCTTATCAGGAGGAAACGTATCAGCTTGCTGCCGGCAATCTGGCCCGTCTCCAAGCGTTGGATCCCGCCACGCTCACCCCCGCGCAGCGCGTTTCCCGCGACATTTACATCTGGCTGCTGGATGATCAGGTGCGTGGTCACGACTTTGCCCTCCATGATTATCCCGTCAACCAGGTGTTCGGCATCCAGAACAGCCTGCCCACGTTCATGGCTTATGTTCACCCACTACGGCATTTGCCAGACGCGCAAGATTACGTTGCCCGTTTGGCGCAGGTAGGCGTCAAATTCGACCAGGCTATCGTTGCTTTGGGGGTACGCGCGGATGCCGGCATGATTCCACCCCGATTCGTTTTTGACCGCGTGCTGGCGGAAATGGGCAGCATCACCGGGCAGCCCGCCGCGCAGAGCCTTTTCTACGCCGAATTCCACCGCCGCTTGCAAGAATTGGACAACATCAGCGCCGCCGACAAGGAAACCATCGCCGCCGCCGCGCTGGCGGAGGTAGAAAACACCGTGTATCCCGCCTATGATCGCCTCGCCGCCACCTTGCGCGAGCTGCGCCAGCAGGCCACCACCGACGATGGCGTCTGGAAGCTGCCCAACGGTGACGCCTACTACGCCTACGCCTTGCGCCATCACACCAGCACGGACCTCACCGCCGCCGAGATTCACGCGCTCGGCCTGCAAGAAGTGGCCCGCATCCAGGAAGAAATGCGCGACCTGCTGGTGGCGCAAGGCTTCTCCACCGACCTGGTGCGGGGCACGGGGCAGATGTACCAGGCCGGCGGCGGCATCTCCATCGCTTCCCAGGCAGACCGCGACGCGGCGATTGCCGCTTACCAGTCGGCGATGGACCGGGGCATGGCCAAGATGGACGCCGCGTTTAACCTGCGCCCACGGGCGGCGCTGCAAATCGTGCCCGTCCCCGATTTTCGCGGTGGCGGCTCCCTCGCCTACTACAACGCCCCGCCCGTTGATGGCTCCCGTCCCGGCTACTTCTCCGCCAACCTATCCCAGGGGCGCTTCATCTCTTTCGTGGAACTGCCCACGCTGGCCTACCACGAAGGCGTGCCCGGCCATCACTTCCAGTTGTCTATTCAGGTGGAGGAGACCAGCCTACCTACCTTTCGCCGCGCCACCGTCCTCACGGGCTTCGCCGAGGGATGGGCGCTCTATGCGGAGCGGCTGGCGGCGGATTATGGCGTCTACACAGACGACCCGTATGGGGATTATGGTCGCCTACAGGCGGAGTTGTTCCGCGCCGTGCGCCTCGTGCTGGACACGGGCATTCACGCCCAGGGCTGGACGCGGCAGCAGGCCATTGACTACTTTGTGCAGACGATGAACTGGCCGGAAAGCGTGGCCGTCGGCGAGGTGGAGCGGTACATCGTCTGGCCCGGGCAGGCCGTGACGTACAAAGTGGGGCAGCTCACCCTGCTGCGCCTGCGCGACCAGGCGCAAACCGCGCTCGGCGGCGCCTTCGACATCGCCGCCTTCCATGACCTCATCCTGCAAAACGGCAGCGTGCCCTTCCCCATCCTGGAGGAACTGGTGACGGATTGGGTAACGGAACAATGA
- a CDS encoding fructose-1,6-bisphosphatase has protein sequence MEERERHYLQLLARQYPSIQAAATEIINQTANLQLPKGTEHFLSDIHGEYEAFRHVLRSGSGSIKRKIDEHFGNELTELARRHLATLIYYPEQALSHELRGVSDAGEWYRITLFRLIRLCRVVSSKYTRGMLRAAMPAHFAATIEELLHEQEGIENKHEYYQTIIDTIIDTGQGRTFITALAYLIQRLAIARLHIIGDIYDRGPGAHNIMDTLMAYHSLDIQWGNHDIVWMGAAGGSEACIANVIRIGLRYGNMETLENGYAISMLPLASFAVDVYGHDDCALFHPQLANAAEYTENELRLMAQMHKAITIIQLKLEAHIIRRRSHYRMENRLLLDKLDLERGVVVLDGQEHPLLDSHFPTIDPQDPYALTAREEMVMERLRLSFANSERLQKHIRFLYSKGSMYLVYNGNLLYHGCIPMHHDGSFWVFRTEGQEFTVQSYMDRFDMLARQGYFADDPAQKQYGLDAMWYLWSGSHSPLFGKDKMATFERYFIADKATHKESMNPYYQFRDREETARRILAHFGLDPETGHIINGHVPVKVRKGESPIKAGGKLLVIDGGFARAYQKETGIAGYTLIFNSYGLMLASHEPFESTQKAIDEARDIHSKTSILEANTTRLRVKDTDEGRAARRHIADLRALLEAYRGGVLKG, from the coding sequence ATGGAAGAACGAGAACGACATTACCTGCAACTGCTGGCGCGACAGTATCCCTCTATTCAAGCGGCGGCCACGGAGATCATCAACCAAACGGCCAATTTGCAGTTACCCAAAGGAACGGAACACTTCCTGTCCGACATCCACGGGGAGTATGAGGCGTTCCGCCACGTCCTGCGCAGCGGGTCGGGGTCGATCAAACGCAAGATTGACGAGCACTTTGGCAACGAATTGACGGAACTGGCGCGGCGGCATCTGGCAACCCTCATCTACTACCCGGAGCAGGCCTTATCGCACGAACTGCGGGGCGTTTCCGACGCGGGCGAATGGTATCGTATCACGTTGTTTCGGCTCATTCGCCTCTGCCGCGTGGTTTCTTCTAAGTATACGCGGGGGATGTTGCGGGCGGCGATGCCGGCACATTTCGCCGCCACCATCGAAGAACTCCTCCACGAACAGGAAGGAATCGAAAACAAACACGAGTATTACCAGACCATCATTGACACCATCATCGACACCGGCCAGGGACGCACCTTCATCACCGCCCTGGCCTACCTGATCCAGCGATTGGCGATTGCCCGTCTGCACATCATCGGCGACATCTACGACCGCGGGCCGGGGGCGCACAACATCATGGACACCCTCATGGCCTACCATTCGCTGGACATCCAATGGGGCAATCATGACATTGTGTGGATGGGGGCCGCCGGCGGCAGCGAAGCGTGCATCGCCAACGTCATCCGCATCGGCTTGCGCTACGGGAACATGGAAACCCTGGAAAACGGGTACGCCATCAGCATGTTGCCCCTCGCCTCCTTTGCCGTGGACGTTTACGGCCACGACGACTGCGCCCTGTTTCACCCGCAACTCGCCAACGCGGCGGAGTACACGGAAAACGAACTACGGCTGATGGCCCAAATGCACAAGGCCATCACCATCATCCAACTCAAACTGGAAGCGCACATCATCCGGCGGCGGTCCCACTACCGCATGGAAAACCGCCTCCTGCTGGACAAGCTGGACCTGGAACGAGGCGTCGTCGTCCTGGACGGTCAGGAACACCCGCTGCTGGACAGCCATTTTCCCACCATCGACCCGCAAGACCCCTACGCCCTCACCGCGCGCGAAGAGATGGTCATGGAGCGACTGCGGCTCTCCTTCGCCAACAGCGAACGGCTGCAGAAGCACATCCGCTTCCTCTACAGCAAAGGCAGCATGTACCTCGTCTATAACGGCAACCTCCTCTACCACGGCTGCATCCCCATGCACCACGACGGCTCCTTCTGGGTTTTCCGCACTGAGGGGCAGGAATTCACCGTCCAATCGTATATGGATCGCTTCGACATGCTGGCGCGGCAGGGCTACTTCGCCGACGACCCCGCGCAAAAGCAGTATGGCCTGGACGCCATGTGGTATCTCTGGAGCGGCTCCCACTCCCCCTTGTTCGGCAAAGACAAGATGGCGACTTTTGAACGATATTTCATCGCCGACAAGGCCACGCACAAAGAAAGCATGAATCCATATTACCAGTTCCGCGACCGGGAAGAGACGGCGCGGCGCATTCTGGCACACTTTGGCCTGGACCCGGAAACGGGGCACATCATCAATGGGCACGTGCCGGTGAAGGTGCGAAAAGGAGAAAGCCCGATCAAGGCCGGCGGCAAGCTGCTCGTCATTGATGGCGGATTTGCGCGGGCATACCAGAAGGAAACGGGAATTGCCGGTTACACGCTCATTTTCAACTCCTACGGGCTGATGCTGGCCTCGCACGAGCCATTTGAGTCCACGCAGAAGGCGATTGACGAAGCGCGAGACATCCATTCCAAAACCAGCATCCTGGAAGCGAACACGACGCGGCTGCGGGTGAAGGATACGGATGAGGGCCGGGCGGCGCGGCGGCACATCGCGGACTTGCGGGCGCTGCTAGAAGCGTATCGCGGCGGGGTGCTCAAGGGTTAA
- a CDS encoding MBL fold metallo-hydrolase: MLLKYFYNQQLAHASYMVGCQATGEALIVDPGRDVEIYLRAAEREEMRLVGVAETHIHADYVSGARELAARVGARLYVSDEGGADWKYQYVQEYAHQLLRDGDTFMVGNIRLEVMHTPGHTPEHISFLLTDTAGADRPMGIFTGDFVFVGAVGRPDLLEKAAGIANTSVLGARQMFHSLRRFRQLPDYVQVWPAHGAGSACGKGLGSVPSSTVGYEKLFNAALGYEDEEAFVHMLLEGQPEPPTYFAMMKRVNKEGPRILGGMLDVGEMPASTLPHLLHANTPIIDTRAADAFAAAHIPGTLNIPLADLAEWAGWLLNYHDPFYLIADADALADAVGSLTYIGLDNVAGYFPTAIIAQWRDMGHPVQSYQPVSADHIADRVLRGQIKVIDVRAQSEWDEGHIPGARHIMLGYLPDRAHELVNGETLLVNCHSGSRSAIGASILQARGAANVLNLSGGILEWTAHGLPLAND, encoded by the coding sequence ATGCTGCTCAAATACTTCTACAACCAACAACTCGCGCACGCTTCCTACATGGTTGGCTGCCAGGCCACCGGTGAGGCGCTTATCGTTGATCCGGGGCGCGACGTAGAGATATATCTGCGTGCGGCGGAGCGTGAGGAGATGCGGCTGGTGGGTGTGGCGGAGACACACATCCACGCTGATTATGTGTCCGGCGCGCGGGAGTTGGCGGCGCGCGTGGGGGCGCGGCTGTATGTGTCGGATGAGGGGGGCGCGGATTGGAAGTACCAGTATGTGCAGGAATACGCGCATCAACTTTTGCGCGATGGCGACACGTTCATGGTGGGCAACATTCGCCTGGAGGTGATGCACACGCCCGGCCATACGCCGGAACACATCTCCTTCCTGCTCACGGATACGGCGGGCGCGGACAGGCCGATGGGCATATTCACGGGGGACTTTGTCTTTGTGGGGGCCGTGGGGCGGCCTGATCTGTTGGAAAAGGCGGCGGGTATTGCCAATACGTCGGTTTTGGGGGCGCGGCAGATGTTTCACTCGCTGCGTCGGTTCCGGCAGTTGCCGGATTATGTGCAGGTGTGGCCGGCGCATGGGGCGGGCAGCGCCTGTGGCAAGGGGTTGGGATCGGTTCCCTCCAGTACGGTGGGGTATGAGAAGTTGTTTAACGCGGCGTTGGGGTATGAGGATGAGGAGGCGTTTGTGCATATGCTGTTGGAGGGGCAGCCGGAGCCGCCGACTTATTTTGCGATGATGAAGCGGGTGAATAAGGAAGGGCCGCGGATTTTGGGTGGGATGTTGGATGTGGGGGAAATGCCGGCATCCACCCTCCCCCATCTCCTCCACGCCAACACCCCCATCATCGACACCCGCGCCGCCGACGCCTTTGCCGCCGCACACATCCCCGGAACCCTCAACATCCCCCTCGCCGACCTCGCCGAATGGGCCGGCTGGCTGCTCAACTACCACGACCCCTTCTACCTGATTGCCGACGCCGACGCCCTCGCCGACGCCGTAGGCAGTCTGACCTACATCGGCCTGGACAACGTCGCCGGCTACTTCCCCACCGCCATCATCGCCCAATGGCGCGATATGGGCCATCCCGTGCAATCCTACCAACCCGTTAGCGCCGACCACATTGCCGACCGGGTGCTGCGCGGGCAAATAAAAGTCATAGACGTGCGCGCCCAATCGGAGTGGGATGAAGGCCACATCCCCGGCGCGCGCCACATCATGCTCGGCTACCTGCCAGACCGCGCCCACGAACTGGTAAACGGAGAAACGCTGCTCGTCAACTGCCACTCCGGCAGCCGCTCCGCTATTGGGGCCAGCATCCTGCAAGCCCGCGGCGCAGCCAACGTCCTCAACCTCAGCGGCGGCATACTTGAGTGGACCGCCCACGGCCTGCCGCTGGCAAACGACTAA
- a CDS encoding cytochrome-c peroxidase gives MFRNGAFISKVTLFILLVAVVLAGSGWLMYTAMRRLTASPSLDEQLRTVLVDAGISPLDTGPAPDPAKVQLGEALFFDKELSGNRDISCATCHHPLLHTGDSLSISFGTGGQGLGTARVMGDGRALVPRNATEIFNRGAVEWNQLFWDGRVSGSPAAGFVTPAGDALPPGLDSVLAAQAMFPVTSQDEMRGTQGDYAGNGQINEIALLDADDLPAIWKALMFRLLAIPEYDTLFQAAYPDIPRDQLGFQHAANAIAAYEIATYTFLDSPWDRYVAGDTTAISNEAKAGALLFYGEADCARCHRGNLLTDQQYYNIGVPQLGPGKKNEEGYDFGRYLETNAPQDLFAFRTPPLRNVALTGPWMHNGAYRSLEDAVRHHLDPVAYLRNYNESQLMPILQATCKEDEATIQALLNGLDPLVATPKQLSDTQVRQLMAFLYALTSPSALDQTAAVPENVPSGLSVND, from the coding sequence ATGTTCCGTAACGGCGCCTTCATCAGCAAAGTAACGCTTTTCATTTTATTAGTGGCCGTCGTCCTGGCCGGGAGCGGGTGGCTGATGTACACAGCCATGCGCAGGCTAACCGCGTCGCCATCTCTGGATGAACAACTGCGGACGGTTTTGGTTGATGCCGGCATTTCTCCCCTCGACACCGGCCCGGCCCCCGACCCCGCCAAAGTCCAACTTGGCGAAGCCCTCTTCTTCGACAAAGAACTCAGCGGCAACCGCGACATCTCCTGCGCCACCTGCCACCACCCCCTCCTGCACACCGGCGACAGCCTCTCCATCTCCTTTGGCACGGGCGGGCAAGGCCTGGGCACAGCCCGCGTCATGGGCGACGGGCGCGCCCTCGTCCCGCGCAACGCCACGGAAATCTTCAACCGCGGCGCCGTTGAGTGGAACCAACTCTTCTGGGATGGGCGCGTCTCCGGCAGCCCCGCCGCCGGTTTCGTCACGCCCGCGGGCGACGCCCTCCCCCCCGGCCTGGACAGCGTGCTGGCGGCGCAGGCGATGTTCCCCGTCACCTCTCAAGATGAAATGCGCGGCACACAGGGGGATTATGCCGGCAACGGCCAGATCAACGAAATCGCCCTGCTGGACGCCGACGACCTCCCCGCCATCTGGAAAGCCCTCATGTTCCGCCTCCTGGCCATCCCTGAATACGACACCCTCTTCCAGGCCGCCTACCCCGACATCCCCCGTGACCAACTCGGCTTCCAACACGCCGCCAACGCCATCGCCGCCTACGAAATCGCCACCTACACCTTCCTCGACAGCCCCTGGGACCGCTACGTCGCCGGCGACACAACCGCCATCTCCAACGAAGCCAAAGCCGGCGCGCTCCTCTTCTATGGCGAAGCCGACTGCGCCCGCTGCCACCGCGGCAACCTGCTCACCGACCAGCAATACTACAACATCGGCGTGCCCCAATTAGGCCCGGGCAAGAAAAACGAAGAAGGATACGACTTTGGCCGCTACCTGGAAACCAACGCTCCGCAAGACCTCTTCGCTTTCCGCACGCCCCCGCTGCGCAATGTCGCCCTCACCGGCCCCTGGATGCACAACGGAGCGTATCGCTCACTAGAAGATGCGGTACGCCATCATCTGGACCCGGTCGCCTATCTGCGCAACTACAACGAAAGCCAACTCATGCCCATTCTACAGGCCACCTGCAAAGAAGATGAGGCCACCATCCAGGCGCTCTTAAACGGCCTGGACCCACTCGTCGCCACGCCCAAGCAGCTATCCGACACGCAGGTGCGGCAGTTAATGGCCTTCCTCTACGCCCTCACCTCCCCCTCCGCCCTGGATCAGACCGCCGCCGTGCCAGAGAACGTCCCCAGTGGCCTATCCGTAAATGATTAG
- a CDS encoding MbtH family NRPS accessory protein, with protein sequence MFRGKSKQFKVVKNDRGEYAVWHADAGQSAKWDETGWVGSVEECRQFVESRRFAGKTLFASLAAKTNR encoded by the coding sequence ATGTTTCGTGGTAAGAGCAAGCAATTCAAGGTTGTGAAAAACGATCGGGGAGAATATGCTGTCTGGCACGCGGATGCGGGACAATCAGCCAAATGGGATGAAACGGGTTGGGTGGGGTCGGTGGAAGAATGCCGGCAATTCGTCGAATCTCGCCGTTTTGCCGGCAAAACCCTGTTTGCCTCCCTGGCCGCGAAAACCAATCGCTAA